In a genomic window of Periophthalmus magnuspinnatus isolate fPerMag1 chromosome 3, fPerMag1.2.pri, whole genome shotgun sequence:
- the zgc:165481 gene encoding E3 ubiquitin-protein ligase RNF182, translated as MKDSAVHRSGEKEEEGEGGSQPLGQEHDLKMSCPPGESEEKESPSSEELECKICYQRYNVHNRKPKILDCLHRVCGRCLIKILDNADAAGSVPCPFCRHQTEVTEYEVSALPDDSNIMSHLACRDKSTSSDLNREVVLTPKSFSSSSPSQESSNCLVITIMEVPRNSRSPSRNGSSDVYAEQSLDSLSIGSNGTAEQDALSKLCNHVPRILVWLLGFLYFGSLPLGIYLLVIQRVTLGIVCVSLVPSSLTVCLVYGFCQCLCQGMCDCSTRSQ; from the coding sequence AACATGACTTGAAGATGAGCTGTCCTCCGGGGGAATCTGAAGAGAAAGAGTCTCCATCGTCTGAGGAATTGGAGTGTAAGATCTGTTACCAGCGCTACAATGTTCACAACCGCAAGCCTAAGATCTTGGACTGCCTGCACCGCGTGTGTGGCCGCTGTCTCATTAAAATCCTGGACAATGCTGACGCGGCAGGCTCGGTCCCCTGCCCATTTTGTCGCCACCAGACCGAAGTCACAGAGTATGAGGTGTCAGCGCTTCCAGACGACTCGAACATCATGTCCCATTTGGCATGTAGGGATAAATCCACCAGCTCAGATCTCAACAGGGAAGTAGTCCTGACTCCAAAAagcttctcctcctccagtccTTCTCAAGAGTCATCTAACTGTCTGGTCATCACAATTATGGAGGTGCCCAGAAACTCCAGATCTCCAAGTCGCAATGGAAGCTCTGATGTTTACGCCGAACAAAGTCTGGACTCGCTTTCAATTGGGTCTAATGGGACAGCTGAACAGGACGCATTGTCAAAGTTGTGTAATCATGTACCACGTATACTTGTCTGGCTGCTGGGGTTCTTATATTTTGGGTCGTTGCCATTAGGGATCTATTTATTGGTGATTCAGAGAGTAACACTGGGCATTGTGTGTGTGAGCCTGGTGCCCTCGAGCCTTACTGTATGTCTAGTTTATGGCTTTTGTCAGTGTCTATGTCAAGGCATGTGTGATTGCTCCACTAGAAGTCAATAA